The following proteins are co-located in the Bacillus pumilus genome:
- a CDS encoding DUF2200 domain-containing protein: MTKPKIYTMSFAKVYPLYIAKAERKGRTKAEVDKIICWLTGYSQEELQIQLAKQTDFETFFAEAPDLHPSRSLIKGIICGVRVEDIVEDTMQNIRYMDKMIDELAKGNAMEKILRA; this comes from the coding sequence ATGACCAAACCCAAAATTTACACAATGAGTTTTGCAAAAGTCTATCCTCTCTATATAGCAAAGGCGGAGAGAAAGGGACGAACGAAAGCTGAAGTCGATAAAATCATTTGTTGGTTGACAGGGTACAGTCAAGAAGAGTTACAGATACAATTGGCTAAACAGACAGACTTTGAAACCTTTTTCGCTGAGGCCCCTGATCTTCATCCTTCTCGCAGCTTGATTAAAGGAATCATCTGTGGTGTTCGAGTGGAGGACATTGTAGAAGATACTATGCAGAACATTCGTTATATGGATAAGATGATTGATGAGTTAGCGAAAGGGAACGCGATGGAAAAAATTTTACGAGCATAA
- a CDS encoding PLD nuclease N-terminal domain-containing protein, with amino-acid sequence MDMKMILPLILLQAILMVIGLFDLLKRDPSRIRGEVKWVWALVIVFVASVGPIAYFIFGRKQS; translated from the coding sequence ATGGATATGAAAATGATATTACCTCTCATTTTGCTGCAAGCCATTTTAATGGTGATTGGTTTGTTTGATTTGCTCAAAAGAGATCCATCAAGGATCAGAGGAGAAGTGAAGTGGGTTTGGGCGTTGGTGATTGTGTTTGTGGCGAGTGTCGGTCCTATTGCGTATTTCATTTTTGGCCGTAAACAATCTTAA
- a CDS encoding ABC transporter ATP-binding protein: protein MNMLECHGLTKSYGRHEILKNVSFSVGGVGCVGFLGANGAGKTTTIRILTGLARPTSGVVKVAGLDVTKDMNEISHVIGYCPQQPAFYQDMTGQEWMHWVGGLFQLEKKVIRSKTEELLKLCRIDEAKDRAIGSYSGGMKQRLAIAQALINSPKVLILDEPVSALDPMGRKDVLTLIERLKHEMLIFMSTHILDDIERVADHIIMINSGEIEMSSSMKQIKEDYIQPVIEFQLEKQNAELVALLKERDWVEECIDTGEAYQVRVKDQRTALKELPALITEAGGVLLNYRLSKLTLEDIFLKVVNS from the coding sequence TTGAATATGCTGGAGTGTCATGGGCTGACGAAATCATATGGTCGGCATGAAATTTTAAAAAATGTTTCGTTTTCTGTTGGAGGGGTTGGATGTGTCGGCTTTTTAGGAGCCAATGGAGCGGGGAAGACAACGACGATTCGGATTTTGACGGGGCTTGCTCGCCCTACGTCTGGCGTCGTGAAGGTTGCGGGTTTGGATGTGACAAAGGACATGAATGAAATCAGTCATGTGATTGGGTATTGTCCGCAGCAGCCTGCATTTTATCAGGATATGACGGGGCAGGAGTGGATGCATTGGGTTGGCGGGTTATTTCAATTAGAGAAAAAAGTCATTCGCTCCAAAACGGAGGAGCTGTTGAAGCTTTGCCGCATTGATGAGGCGAAGGATCGTGCGATTGGCAGCTATAGTGGAGGCATGAAGCAAAGGCTTGCCATTGCGCAAGCACTCATCAACAGCCCGAAGGTTCTCATCCTAGATGAACCTGTGTCCGCACTTGACCCAATGGGAAGAAAAGATGTCCTGACCTTGATTGAGCGTCTAAAGCATGAGATGTTGATCTTTATGTCGACCCATATTTTAGATGACATTGAACGAGTGGCAGATCATATTATCATGATCAACAGTGGAGAAATTGAGATGTCCTCTTCCATGAAACAGATCAAAGAAGACTACATTCAGCCCGTGATCGAATTTCAATTAGAAAAACAGAATGCGGAGCTAGTGGCTTTGTTAAAAGAGCGGGATTGGGTGGAAGAATGCATTGATACAGGGGAGGCTTATCAGGTGCGAGTCAAAGATCAACGAACGGCATTGAAGGAGCTGCCTGCTCTCATCACTGAAGCTGGCGGTGTTCTACTCAATTATCGATTATCTAAGCTGACGCTTGAAGATATTTTCTTGAAGGTTGTGAATTCATGA
- a CDS encoding ABC transporter permease: MMMFKKEFRELFTSYKILFVPIIFTILMITQPITLKMLPDLLSKSANLPEGSTFYIPEPSAGEALASALSKFDSLGVFILIMIVMGTIAGERASGVASMIMVKPVSRTSYYVSKICAYACLTLFSLVVAVLASVYYVDIQFGHVDWVNVLKGTLLYYPNLLLIVVSTICASAFFQRSVTAGGVSLLINLILFTVPPFYENTLGKYAPKGMTSAAEEMIHRGTYSDHALTSFLGVSMLIVLFFLIGWFLFRKQEL; encoded by the coding sequence ATGATGATGTTCAAAAAGGAATTTAGGGAGTTATTCACTAGTTATAAAATCTTATTTGTTCCAATCATTTTTACGATTTTAATGATCACGCAGCCTATTACGCTCAAAATGCTGCCTGATCTTTTATCGAAATCAGCTAATTTACCTGAAGGGTCTACATTTTATATACCAGAGCCTAGCGCTGGAGAGGCGTTAGCAAGTGCATTGAGCAAATTCGATTCGCTCGGCGTTTTTATCTTGATTATGATCGTGATGGGGACGATCGCGGGAGAGCGTGCCTCTGGGGTCGCTTCGATGATTATGGTGAAACCGGTCAGTCGAACGAGTTATTATGTTTCAAAAATATGCGCCTATGCCTGTCTGACCTTGTTTAGTTTGGTGGTGGCGGTGCTGGCCTCTGTTTATTATGTGGACATTCAATTTGGGCATGTGGACTGGGTCAATGTGTTAAAAGGAACACTTCTGTATTACCCCAACTTACTGCTGATTGTGGTGTCAACCATTTGTGCCTCGGCTTTCTTTCAGCGATCGGTGACTGCTGGCGGCGTTTCTCTTTTGATCAACCTTATTCTTTTTACAGTTCCTCCGTTTTATGAGAACACGTTGGGGAAGTATGCACCTAAAGGCATGACAAGTGCGGCAGAGGAAATGATCCACCGAGGGACCTATTCAGATCATGCTCTTACCAGTTTTTTAGGTGTATCGATGTTGATTGTTCTCTTTTTTCTCATTGGATGGTTTCTTTTTAGAAAACAAGAATTATAG
- a CDS encoding RidA family protein: MKTSRNPESIHTPVAPYTHQIETTGPQRWLTISGQVGMEVDGTIPASPLEQLELALENVKRNVEAGDMKVEDITKLVFYLVGEFEAESRKRIIGQFLGDHLPCMTMIYVVALASPAFKVEVDAWACQDKVSVDELF; encoded by the coding sequence ATGAAAACATCACGTAATCCTGAGTCGATTCACACGCCAGTTGCACCGTATACCCATCAAATAGAGACAACAGGACCACAGCGGTGGTTAACCATATCAGGTCAAGTAGGGATGGAAGTAGATGGGACAATCCCGGCGAGTCCTTTGGAGCAGCTCGAGCTAGCGCTAGAGAATGTGAAACGAAACGTAGAAGCAGGAGATATGAAAGTGGAAGATATCACGAAGCTTGTGTTTTATCTGGTGGGGGAATTTGAAGCTGAAAGTCGAAAGCGAATCATTGGTCAGTTCTTAGGTGACCATTTGCCTTGTATGACGATGATTTATGTGGTTGCTTTGGCATCTCCTGCTTTTAAGGTAGAGGTGGATGCTTGGGCGTGTCAGGATAAGGTTTCAGTTGATGAGTTGTTCTAA
- the skfA gene encoding sporulation killing factor, whose protein sequence is MTRNQKEWESVSKKSLKRPGGTSIVKAAGCMGCWASKSIAMTRVCALPHPAMRAI, encoded by the coding sequence ATGACAAGAAACCAAAAAGAATGGGAATCTGTGAGTAAAAAAAGCCTTAAGCGTCCAGGCGGTACTTCAATTGTAAAGGCAGCTGGATGTATGGGGTGCTGGGCCTCAAAGAGTATTGCAATGACACGTGTTTGTGCACTGCCACATCCTGCAATGCGAGCTATTTAA
- the skfB gene encoding sporulation killing factor system radical SAM maturase, whose amino-acid sequence MSNNQLAEYDLPELAIHLQPHGAVMIDRKSMYYFRLSGRGAQLAFLLSKNKNLRKTARIWEIVKKEELTADQLREELSAHPFTEAWTQGLLDQPIQFSGSLQSYLPISCTLQLTNACNLGCSFCYASSGKPYPEELTCTQWINVMQKLAAQGVADVTLTGGEAKLIRGFKEIVMAASSLFTNVNVFSNGLNWRQEEVELLSHLGNVSVQISIDGKSDTHDSLRGRKGAFQESMETIKQLAEVNVPVIVAMTINEMNADQVAEVVDHCAKANASIFRAGKTLSVGRATKNFKVLETSFEQRVQSQLQQARHKWGHHLNIIDWEHEESSFTTDFCTPGYLAWYIRADGYVTPCQLEDISLGHILTDSFSDIGSPTRLLELKCEAKNCKCIGKVELSEPDLPFENEMRAGITHE is encoded by the coding sequence ATGTCAAATAATCAACTAGCAGAATACGATTTACCTGAACTAGCGATCCATTTACAGCCTCATGGGGCCGTCATGATAGATAGAAAATCAATGTATTATTTTAGATTGAGTGGAAGAGGAGCTCAGCTTGCATTTTTATTATCTAAGAATAAAAACTTGAGAAAAACTGCTCGTATCTGGGAAATCGTTAAAAAGGAAGAGCTAACAGCTGATCAGCTGCGTGAAGAATTGAGTGCCCATCCTTTTACTGAAGCTTGGACACAAGGGTTATTGGATCAACCTATTCAATTTTCTGGATCTTTACAGTCCTATTTGCCCATTAGCTGTACTCTCCAATTAACAAATGCTTGTAACTTAGGGTGTTCCTTTTGCTATGCCAGTTCCGGTAAGCCCTATCCTGAAGAGTTAACATGTACCCAGTGGATTAATGTGATGCAAAAGTTAGCCGCACAAGGCGTAGCTGATGTCACTTTAACGGGGGGCGAAGCCAAGTTAATCAGAGGTTTTAAAGAGATTGTAATGGCTGCCAGTTCATTATTTACGAATGTAAACGTGTTTAGCAATGGCTTAAACTGGAGACAGGAAGAAGTAGAACTTCTTAGTCATTTGGGCAATGTATCTGTACAAATTAGCATTGATGGCAAGAGTGACACTCATGATTCCTTAAGGGGAAGAAAAGGTGCTTTTCAAGAGAGTATGGAAACCATTAAGCAATTAGCAGAAGTGAATGTTCCTGTAATTGTTGCAATGACTATCAATGAAATGAACGCTGATCAGGTAGCAGAGGTTGTTGATCATTGCGCAAAAGCAAATGCCTCTATTTTTCGTGCTGGTAAGACATTATCCGTTGGGCGTGCTACAAAGAATTTTAAAGTGCTAGAAACTTCGTTTGAACAGCGTGTTCAAAGCCAGTTACAGCAGGCGCGTCATAAATGGGGACACCATTTGAATATAATCGATTGGGAGCATGAAGAGAGTTCTTTTACAACTGATTTTTGTACACCTGGTTATTTGGCTTGGTATATAAGGGCAGACGGTTATGTGACACCCTGTCAATTAGAGGATATTTCTTTAGGTCATATTCTAACGGATTCCTTTTCTGATATTGGCTCACCAACACGTCTATTGGAATTGAAATGTGAAGCGAAAAACTGTAAATGTATAGGGAAAGTTGAGCTATCCGAGCCAGACCTACCTTTTGAAAATGAAATGAGAGCAGGAATCACTCATGAATAG
- a CDS encoding CPBP family intramembrane glutamic endopeptidase — protein sequence MNSTTFILWTGLGVIGLFLFTKYRVSTIESNLLDKNEARKVSIDFIREFVGIDVEAWDVYSVYWYDHETVNKLHHLGLLKKNRHILHEMGLVESWRVRFVHQNQSFVIGVNAKREVTFFYADVRQTSLSKKDGQISLEGLKNQLTCSSKGLWAKTKPTGSGSKEEDFREIKTYWYLAEKEDIRLKVTVEMQSGVITYIGTDTEILTDQMNKVIRDEQVESTFGISGMLGSAAAMVIAILVLVLMNVQTQITLSLILGLIIVLVQSLTIKEDIQLTIVNAYDARMSVHTVQLLGILSTLFAGLLTGFVVFICSLAGGALANELELKFLDQIIVQIFIGLSAGLISLGITSLVFYLLERMNRLHISPELSNRSMFLSGFTLRQGLNMSLQSSIGEEVIYRLLMISLIFWLSGSTILSILISSLLWAIMHQVTGYDPRWIRWAHLFVFGCFLGFLFVNYGFICVLAAHFIHNLVLVCMPLWQFKLQRYLHTKKPQHTSL from the coding sequence ATGAATAGTACGACTTTTATTTTGTGGACAGGTCTTGGAGTGATAGGGCTATTCCTGTTTACAAAGTATAGAGTATCAACTATAGAATCAAATCTTTTAGATAAAAATGAGGCAAGAAAAGTCAGTATAGACTTTATTAGAGAATTTGTGGGAATAGATGTAGAGGCTTGGGATGTATATTCAGTCTATTGGTATGATCATGAAACAGTGAATAAGCTACATCATTTAGGTTTACTGAAAAAAAATCGACATATACTTCACGAAATGGGATTGGTTGAGTCTTGGCGCGTTCGCTTTGTTCACCAAAATCAATCATTCGTGATAGGAGTAAACGCAAAACGTGAAGTGACATTTTTTTATGCAGATGTAAGGCAAACTTCATTATCTAAAAAAGATGGTCAAATATCACTAGAAGGGTTAAAAAATCAATTAACTTGTTCTTCAAAGGGATTATGGGCTAAGACAAAACCAACTGGTTCTGGTTCAAAAGAAGAGGATTTTCGGGAAATTAAAACGTATTGGTATCTTGCTGAAAAGGAAGATATTCGGCTTAAGGTAACAGTTGAAATGCAATCTGGTGTGATCACTTATATCGGTACAGATACAGAGATTCTAACAGATCAGATGAACAAAGTAATAAGAGATGAACAAGTTGAGTCTACTTTTGGCATCTCAGGAATGTTAGGATCAGCCGCTGCGATGGTCATAGCTATTTTAGTTTTAGTCTTAATGAATGTTCAAACTCAAATCACACTAAGTCTTATACTGGGTTTAATTATTGTACTAGTGCAATCTCTCACAATTAAGGAAGATATACAGTTAACGATTGTGAATGCTTACGATGCTAGGATGAGTGTTCATACTGTTCAATTACTTGGCATACTATCCACTTTGTTTGCAGGATTATTGACAGGATTTGTAGTATTTATATGTTCATTGGCAGGAGGTGCTCTTGCGAATGAATTAGAACTGAAATTTTTAGATCAAATCATTGTGCAGATTTTTATCGGTCTTAGCGCTGGATTAATTAGTCTAGGTATCACATCACTTGTCTTTTACCTGTTAGAGAGAATGAATCGATTGCATATTTCTCCAGAATTATCAAATAGAAGTATGTTTTTATCTGGATTCACCTTAAGACAAGGGCTTAATATGAGTCTGCAAAGTTCTATTGGGGAAGAAGTAATATACCGACTCTTAATGATTTCTCTAATATTTTGGTTAAGTGGGAGTACGATATTGTCCATTTTAATATCATCTTTATTATGGGCAATTATGCATCAGGTCACAGGGTATGATCCAAGATGGATTCGATGGGCGCATCTTTTTGTTTTTGGATGTTTCCTTGGTTTTCTTTTTGTGAATTATGGATTTATTTGTGTACTGGCGGCACATTTTATACACAATTTGGTGCTCGTTTGTATGCCCTTATGGCAATTTAAACTTCAAAGATATCTACATACCAAAAAGCCTCAGCATACATCACTCTAA
- a CDS encoding ABC transporter ATP-binding protein codes for MPFMEVQNVSKRYSNGDGIEDLSFSIEAGEVVALLGPNGAGKTTTIRCLTGLYQPDQGKILIEGFPPGHSHVQKQVALIPDQPYLYPELTVAEHVQFRARGYHKGLKQIKEKVFEALKEVHMEMKMNELCGRLSRGQKQRVVLAGAIVQDASLFILDEPTVGLDIPSKQWLSDWLIQKSRQGGSVLVSTHSLEFVLDTASRVILIRDGDIMKSIDVPQLKEEQIKWRAEVIQLLGEWSSE; via the coding sequence ATGCCATTCATGGAGGTTCAGAATGTAAGCAAACGATATAGCAATGGTGATGGGATAGAGGATCTGTCATTTTCCATCGAAGCAGGAGAGGTTGTGGCGCTGCTTGGCCCTAATGGTGCGGGGAAAACGACAACCATTCGATGTTTAACGGGTCTATATCAACCAGATCAAGGGAAGATTCTCATAGAGGGTTTTCCTCCTGGTCATTCCCATGTCCAAAAGCAAGTAGCTCTTATCCCTGATCAGCCATATTTGTATCCAGAATTAACGGTTGCTGAACATGTTCAATTCCGTGCAAGGGGTTATCATAAAGGCTTAAAACAAATCAAAGAAAAGGTATTTGAAGCGTTGAAAGAAGTACATATGGAAATGAAGATGAACGAACTGTGCGGAAGGCTTTCAAGAGGCCAAAAACAGCGTGTCGTCCTAGCAGGGGCCATTGTGCAAGATGCCTCCCTTTTTATTTTAGATGAACCGACTGTAGGGTTAGATATCCCTTCAAAACAATGGCTGTCGGATTGGCTGATACAAAAAAGCCGCCAAGGTGGTTCGGTTCTTGTGTCCACTCATAGTCTGGAGTTTGTTCTCGATACGGCTAGCAGGGTGATATTGATTCGAGACGGTGACATCATGAAAAGTATTGATGTTCCTCAATTGAAGGAAGAACAGATCAAGTGGAGGGCAGAGGTCATTCAACTTCTGGGGGAGTGGTCTAGTGAATAA